A single Pseudochaenichthys georgianus chromosome 10, fPseGeo1.2, whole genome shotgun sequence DNA region contains:
- the gpx3 gene encoding glutathione peroxidase 3, with the protein MMRPLFPLLLLGLLRPFTAGCPLALTQRCEPIDGDIYRYHANTLNNERTVNFSDYRGKSVLLINVATYUEYTFHYGELNALHEEMKPLGLTILGFPCNQFGKQEPGQKHEILPGLMHVRPGNGFVPNFLLFEKGDVNGKDEQEVFTFLKKSCPPVGELLGDPSRLFWGPMKLSDIKWNFEKFLVGPDGKPVMRWHPSISIPQVRADIRKYLLLQLYPWQRLN; encoded by the exons ATGATGCGACCCCTcttcccgctgctgctgctcggTCTGCTGCGACCATTCACCGCTGGATGCCCACTGGCACTCACACAG CGGTGTGAACCAATAGATGGTGACATTTACAGATACCATGCAAACACTCTGAACAACGAACGCACTGTGAACTTCAGCGACTACAGGGGCAAGAGTGTCCTCTTGATCAACGTGGCCACCTACTGAGAATACACCTTCCATTATGGTG AACTGAATGCACTGCACGAAGAGATGAAACCTCTTGGACTCACCATTCTCGGCTTTCCCTGCAACCAGTTTGGGAAGCAGGAACCagggcaaaaacatgaaattcTGCCAGGTCTAAT GCATGTTAGACCAGGCAACGGATTTGTTCCAAACTTCCTGCTGTTTGAGAAAGGTGATGTCAATGGAAAAGACGAGCAAGAGGTTTTCACATTCCTTAAG AAATCATGCCCTCCTGTAGGAGAGCTGTTGGGCGACCCCAGCAGGTTGTTCTGGGGGCCCATGAAGCTCAGCGACATCAAGTGGAACTTTGAAAAGTTTCTGGTGGGCCCAGACGGGAAGCCAGTGATGAGGTGGCACCCAAGTATCTCCATTCCTCAGGTCCGAGCTGACATCCGCAAATATCTGCTCCTGCAACTATACCCATGGCAGAGGTTAAATTAG